cctTTGACTGCCTCCATGGGCTTTGTTTTCCGTGGTGGGAAATCGCAAATCGCACATGGAGATTGGGAAGTGAGGCATCGAAGGGTCTTCGACTTTCTCCGCCGACTGTGATACTTCATTAAACAACTCGCAGTGGCGTTTTCACGCTGCAATAGACCTTTCCGCACCACTCAACACGGCCCATGTCAGCCGCATTTGACAAAGCTAATTTCGCCCAAAAGCCAGACCTCTCCGGGAATCCAAGCCCAATCCCCGAATCCCCCCGGAGCCACCATATTTCACCATATTCCAGCATATATGGCACATCCGTATTCCATTTTCCACATCCCAGACCTCAGCCAGCCAAACGCCAAACGCCAAACAAACACTTGACGCGACCTATTCAATTATTTCTCAATTAAATGTCGTGTAAAGAAGAAGTCATCATCGCCAAGTCGGCATTCGTCATTGAACGCAGGGAAAGCCATCAGCCAGGAAACAGAgagaaaatatattacatttcAGTTTAATATGAGtcttaatattaaattagtttttataaaCAGCAGTAAGAAGTGGGACTATAAAGGGATTTGAAGTCACCTAATCAGCTTATGTGCTATAATCAAATGAAAGTATTATGCCTTGCAATTACatatttctcccagtgtatCCGCAAACACTTGGCACATTTGCTGATCCacaaaagtgggcgtggcaccgcaCAAGTGTCGAAATAGTCAAAGGCAAGGTAAATTCAATtcggtttttcattttcatttccatttagCTTTGCTCGTGTCGAGATTGCGTTAGTTTGCCTGCCAGGCAGCATTAAGTACTTAGTTTCAAAGAGTTTCCATGGATCAGGGGCGAATGAATCGAAGTAAATGGATTGGCAAACCTCAGTTCCTTTGACTTCACGGTGATTGTTTTTTCGCGATGAATTCGTGCTATGAATTACTATGAATAACATCGCAGAACCTAGAAGGTTTAAAGATGAATACATGTATTCTGGGTGATTTTGCAAATGGTTTAGATTCAGCAAAGCTCTTTGTAACATTCCTCCCTTTATGGGaggaattcaaataaaatcacTTTACGTTGTGCAGACTGCTTTGAGAAGCTAATATTCTCAGCTAACGATTTATGTCccatttttacaaaattctaaGCGAACTGTGGCCAAAAGTAACCCTTTCATTTGAGAATCCAAATCTGTACAAGTTATGACATTGAACTCCCTTTGCTCTCAAGCTTaagtttcaaaaatattatgaCTACTATGAATTTCATCGTAGAAATTACCTATCCTTAATTACTACTTACTTTTTGAGGCCACACGAAGTTTGCTAATAGGAAAGGAATACATTTGCTCCCCCCTCGATTTACATATCATCTCCTATTAGCTGGGCATGCCATGGCATATGCCAGTCAATTAGCTTTTTGGATATATATGGTAGGGCAAATGCTTCGTATTGGTATAACGCAATCATTGCCAATCCATCATGAAGACCCCGGTGTTCCTGCTCTTGGTCATATTGGCCTCTCTCCTGGGAATGGCCGTCTCCCAGAATAGAACTGATCCTGCGTGGATTGAAAGTCAGAAGAAATGTAAGTGGTTTAAATATTGCCTTTTCAGTGCCCTGCTGATTACGTTTTTTGAACAGTGGAACAGTGGTGCAAACTGAACCTAGGACCCGCCTGGGGTGGCAGATGCAGAAAATAAGCACATTGTTTTATAATAAACAATTGGGATTGCCAAGATCCGCCAATGGATCTTACGCAAATAAACTTAGATACgcatgaattttattttccatc
This genomic stretch from Drosophila yakuba strain Tai18E2 chromosome 3R, Prin_Dyak_Tai18E2_2.1, whole genome shotgun sequence harbors:
- the LOC6538025 gene encoding ductus ejaculatorius peptide 99B; the protein is MKTPVFLLLVILASLLGMAVSQNRTDPAWIESQKKLEQWCKLNLGPAWGGRCRK